The Macaca nemestrina isolate mMacNem1 chromosome 6, mMacNem.hap1, whole genome shotgun sequence genome window below encodes:
- the LOC105475141 gene encoding ribosome biogenesis protein NSA2 homolog — MPQNEYIELHRKRYGYRLDYHEKKRKKESREAHERSKKAKKMIGLKAKLYHKQRHAEKIQMKKTIKMHEKRNTKQKNDEKTPQGAVPAYLLDREGQSRAKVLSNMIKQKRKEKAGKWEVPLPKVRAQGETEVLKVVRTGKRKKKAWKRMVTKVCFVGDGFTRKPPKYERFIRPMGLRFKKAHVTHPELKATFCLPILGVKKNPSSPLYTTLGVITKGTVIEVNVSELGLVTQGGKVIWGKYAQVTNNPENDGCINAVLLV, encoded by the exons ATG CCACAGAACGAATATATTGAATTACACCGTAAACGCTATGGATACCGTTTGGATTAccatgagaaaaagagaaagaaggaaagtcgAGAGGCTCATGAACGTtcaaagaaggcaaagaaaatgaTTGGTCTGAAAGCTAAGCTTTACCATAAACAGCGCCAtgctgaaaaaatacaaatgaaaaagac TATCAAGATGCATGAAAAGAGAAACACCAAACAAAAGAATGATGAAAAGACTCCACAGGGAGCAGTACCTGCCTATCTGCTGGACAGAGAGGGACAATCTCGAGCTAAAGTACTTTCCAATATGATTAAACAGAAACGAAAAGAGAAGGCG GGAAAATGGGAAGTCCCTCTGCCTAAAGTACGTGCCCAGGGAGAAACAGAAGTATTAAAAGTTGTTcgaacaggaaagagaaagaagaaagcatgGAAGAGGATGGTTACTAAAGTGTGCTTTGTTGGAGATGGCTTTACAAGAAAACCACCTAAATATGAAAGATTTATCAGGCCAATG GGCTTGCGTTTCAAGAAAGCCCATGTAACACATCCTGAACTGAAAGCTACCTTTTGCCTACCGATACTTGGCGTAAAGAAGAATCCCTCATCCCCACTGTATACAACTTTGGGTGTTATTACCAAAGGTACTGTCATTGAGGTAAATGTGAGCGAATTGGGCCTTGTGACGCAAGGAGGCAAAGTTATTTGGG GAAAATATGCCCAGGTTACCAACAATCCTGAAAATGATGGATGTATAAATGCAGTCTTACTGGTTTGA